One Nitrospinaceae bacterium genomic region harbors:
- the scpA gene encoding segregation and condensation protein A, whose translation MAYQCKIDIFEGPLDLLLHLIKEQKMDIHDIPIKEITRQYMDTLDLMQDLNLEIAGEYLVMAAELTRVKSKFLLPVQEQDGEEGEEGQDPRADLMRRLLEYQRYKDAAFELRVREHDRQQVFVRGGNVSLNQGAGEETLVEATAFDLLNAFQNILKSKEFKKDYEIKITTFSVADRLSHILEILNAAETVTFDSLFTVLNTRQEVIVTFLALLELMRLKLLRVQQVDQLDPIRIYRSTDRETQDEILQQYHSQNPEESSF comes from the coding sequence ATGGCTTATCAATGCAAAATTGATATTTTTGAAGGCCCGTTGGATCTCCTCCTGCACCTGATCAAAGAGCAGAAAATGGATATCCACGACATCCCCATAAAGGAGATCACGCGGCAGTATATGGATACGCTTGATCTGATGCAGGACTTGAATCTTGAAATTGCCGGGGAATACCTGGTCATGGCGGCAGAGTTGACGCGGGTCAAATCCAAATTTCTGTTGCCGGTTCAGGAACAGGACGGGGAAGAGGGTGAGGAAGGCCAGGATCCGAGAGCGGATTTGATGCGCCGCCTGCTGGAATATCAGCGGTATAAGGATGCGGCGTTTGAGTTGCGGGTTCGTGAACACGACCGGCAGCAGGTGTTTGTGCGTGGCGGGAATGTTTCCCTGAATCAAGGCGCCGGGGAGGAAACTCTGGTGGAAGCCACTGCTTTTGACCTTTTGAATGCGTTTCAAAACATCTTAAAGAGCAAGGAATTCAAAAAAGACTATGAGATTAAAATCACCACGTTCTCGGTGGCCGACCGGCTTTCGCATATTCTGGAAATATTGAACGCCGCGGAAACCGTCACTTTTGATTCTCTGTTCACTGTGCTGAATACCCGCCAGGAAGTGATTGTTACTTTTTTGGCGCTTTTGGAACTGATGCGGTTAAAACTCCTGCGCGTCCAGCAAGTCGATCAATTGGACCCCATTCGCATTTACCGGTCAACCGACCGTGAAACTCAAGATGAAATCCTCCAGCAGTATCACTCCCAAAATCCAGAGGAATCCTCCTTTTAG
- a CDS encoding phosphoserine phosphatase SerB translates to MESSDKSCQLHVHISMEDRPGILAEALQSIVRCKWNVLDIKQFVFNGLLNLSLLLDGNDSGAIEPLRKALAEFEERSGLKISIHPWKKAMRPDAPYKHRSVVTLLGASIGSEVLWELTQTLASRDINILRIEQLDYGDQHVIEFVIGTRQTHSSLDVLNALVRFKEKFQVDLAVQDDTLFRRNKRLIVFDADMTFLQCEVIDEMGKLAGVGTEMAEITRSAMNGEMDFKEALEKRVRLLEGLGREQLEELFERIPLTPGATDLVTILKYLGYKIAIVSGGFQFFIEKLRQKYGLDYGFANQLKIENGAVTGELEGDVIDALAKERILIALAEKEGFTLKQVVAVGDGANDIHMLACAGLGIAFNAKPIVQQHARASINRSNLELILYFLGYNGSDLQELRSLVKRKGLQRFPVP, encoded by the coding sequence ATGGAATCTTCTGATAAATCCTGTCAACTGCATGTCCACATATCGATGGAGGACCGCCCCGGAATTCTTGCGGAGGCCCTGCAATCGATCGTTCGATGCAAGTGGAATGTTCTGGATATCAAACAGTTTGTCTTTAACGGATTGCTGAACCTTTCCCTGTTGCTGGATGGCAACGATTCCGGCGCCATCGAGCCTTTAAGAAAAGCGCTGGCGGAGTTCGAGGAGCGGTCCGGTCTTAAAATCAGCATTCACCCCTGGAAAAAGGCCATGCGCCCGGACGCGCCTTACAAGCACCGGTCGGTGGTGACCCTTTTGGGGGCCTCTATTGGCTCGGAAGTCCTGTGGGAACTCACTCAGACGCTGGCTTCCAGGGACATCAACATCCTGCGTATTGAACAGCTCGATTATGGCGATCAGCACGTGATCGAGTTTGTGATCGGTACCCGGCAGACGCATTCCAGCCTGGATGTCCTCAATGCCCTGGTGCGGTTCAAGGAAAAGTTTCAGGTCGATCTTGCCGTGCAGGACGATACTTTGTTCCGGCGCAACAAACGGTTGATCGTTTTCGATGCGGACATGACCTTTTTGCAGTGCGAAGTCATCGATGAAATGGGAAAACTTGCCGGAGTGGGAACCGAGATGGCTGAAATCACACGATCGGCCATGAACGGGGAGATGGATTTTAAGGAAGCATTGGAGAAACGGGTGCGGCTCCTTGAAGGGCTTGGGCGCGAGCAACTTGAGGAACTATTCGAGCGCATTCCCTTGACGCCGGGGGCGACGGACCTGGTGACGATTTTGAAATACCTGGGGTATAAAATCGCCATCGTCAGCGGCGGGTTTCAGTTTTTTATCGAAAAGCTGCGGCAGAAGTACGGTCTCGATTATGGATTCGCCAACCAGTTGAAGATCGAGAATGGCGCGGTCACCGGTGAGCTGGAAGGGGATGTCATCGATGCTCTGGCCAAGGAGCGCATTTTGATTGCCCTGGCGGAAAAGGAAGGGTTCACTCTCAAACAGGTGGTGGCTGTCGGCGATGGGGCCAACGACATTCACATGCTGGCGTGTGCGGGACTGGGAATCGCTTTCAACGCCAAGCCGATCGTGCAGCAGCATGCGCGTGCAAGCATCAACCGGTCCAACCTGGAATTGATTCTTTATTTTCTGGGATACAATGGAAGCGATCTGCAGGAATTGCGTTCCCTCGTCAAACGGAAAGGGCTTCAGCGTTTTCCGGTACCTTGA
- a CDS encoding ribosomal RNA small subunit methyltransferase E has translation MHRFFVRPENISGDEVILRGNDVSHIRTVLRLKSGDRIQVLDGLGTRYFVQLNGVETREVRGRVESKEPFQTESPVAIQMGMALLKGNKFDVVLRKAVELGAHSIAPLQTDRCIVKMDRTEPQKKTVRWQRIAEEAAKQSGRSHLPKVSLDILSVESFCQENRNADVKLIFWEEEETHRLADLLPSPSPRSIAFLTGPEGGLTDSEIQTARQYGFQSITLGPRVLKAETAPVVVLSLLQSRWGDL, from the coding sequence ATGCACCGGTTTTTTGTCCGGCCAGAAAATATTTCCGGCGATGAAGTGATATTGCGCGGCAACGATGTGAGTCATATTCGGACTGTTTTACGGTTAAAATCAGGTGACCGGATTCAGGTTCTGGATGGTCTCGGAACCCGCTATTTTGTTCAATTGAACGGGGTCGAGACTCGTGAGGTGCGTGGCCGGGTGGAGTCGAAGGAACCATTTCAAACGGAGTCTCCTGTGGCCATTCAAATGGGGATGGCCCTTCTTAAAGGCAATAAGTTTGACGTGGTTCTTCGTAAAGCCGTCGAACTCGGGGCGCATTCGATCGCTCCTTTGCAGACGGACCGGTGCATTGTCAAGATGGATCGGACGGAGCCGCAAAAAAAAACGGTCCGCTGGCAGCGCATCGCTGAGGAAGCGGCCAAACAATCGGGCCGCAGTCACCTGCCGAAGGTTTCTCTGGATATTTTATCGGTCGAAAGCTTCTGTCAGGAAAACCGGAACGCCGACGTCAAATTGATTTTCTGGGAGGAAGAGGAAACGCATCGTCTGGCAGACCTTTTGCCGTCACCTTCCCCACGTTCGATTGCGTTTCTGACCGGGCCTGAAGGGGGACTGACCGATTCTGAAATTCAAACCGCCCGGCAATACGGATTTCAATCCATCACATTGGGGCCGCGAGTGCTGAAAGCGGAAACCGCTCCGGTGGTGGTTTTGTCGCTTTTGCAAAGCCGCTGGGGGGATTTGTAA
- the lys1 gene encoding saccharopine dehydrogenase: MSYRYAIIGTGRQGLSAAYDMGRFGDAEEILLYDIDDSVAKAGAEKINGLLNSNIARGIGLDAANPSELRKALKGVHSTLSAVPYPLNPLITRIAVECGSNLCDLGGHTETVREQLNLDPEARKAGVTITPDCGMGPGLNISMGVLAMSFVENPEDVLIWDGGLPQNPEPPWNYLLTFNINGFTNEYYGDAHFLRDGKVVPVACLSELETLEFPSPLGKLEAAVTSGGLSTAPWTFSGKLKRLENKTLRYPGHWAQFKAFQQLGLFEENPIPVNGATISPREVFHSLLEPKITAEKIRDICVIRTRCNGTTDGKPASCTLELIETYDEGTQFTAMEKLTGWHASIVAILSARGDIPKGGIPVETALTAEALRREGALRGWEFKNKTVLAV, from the coding sequence ATGAGTTACCGTTATGCCATCATAGGAACAGGACGCCAGGGATTGTCCGCCGCTTACGACATGGGCCGGTTCGGCGACGCTGAAGAAATCCTTCTTTACGACATTGATGATTCTGTAGCAAAAGCCGGCGCGGAAAAAATCAATGGGCTTCTCAATTCCAACATCGCCCGCGGAATCGGTTTAGACGCCGCCAACCCTTCAGAACTTCGCAAGGCGCTTAAAGGGGTGCACTCCACCCTGAGCGCTGTACCTTACCCTTTGAACCCGCTCATCACCCGCATCGCGGTGGAATGCGGTTCAAACCTCTGCGATCTGGGCGGTCACACGGAAACCGTACGAGAACAACTGAATCTCGACCCCGAAGCCAGAAAAGCCGGCGTCACCATCACGCCGGACTGCGGCATGGGGCCCGGACTCAACATTTCAATGGGTGTTCTGGCCATGTCATTCGTAGAAAATCCGGAAGATGTTCTGATCTGGGATGGCGGCCTGCCACAGAACCCCGAGCCTCCCTGGAACTACCTTTTAACCTTTAATATCAATGGCTTCACTAACGAATACTATGGAGACGCGCATTTCCTCAGGGACGGGAAAGTCGTGCCCGTCGCCTGTCTTTCCGAACTGGAAACGCTGGAATTTCCGTCTCCCTTAGGAAAGCTGGAAGCCGCCGTGACCTCCGGCGGATTGTCCACCGCGCCCTGGACCTTTTCCGGAAAACTAAAGCGTCTGGAAAACAAAACCCTGCGCTACCCAGGGCATTGGGCGCAATTCAAAGCGTTCCAGCAACTGGGGTTGTTCGAAGAAAACCCCATACCCGTCAACGGCGCCACCATTTCTCCCCGCGAGGTATTTCATTCGCTTCTCGAACCCAAAATCACGGCGGAAAAGATCCGCGATATTTGCGTCATCCGCACCCGATGCAACGGAACAACCGATGGCAAGCCCGCCTCCTGCACCCTGGAATTGATTGAAACCTACGACGAGGGCACTCAGTTCACCGCCATGGAAAAACTGACCGGATGGCACGCTTCCATAGTCGCCATCCTTTCCGCCAGAGGAGACATTCCAAAGGGAGGCATTCCTGTTGAAACCGCCCTGACCGCCGAAGCCTTGAGACGGGAAGGGGCTCTCAGAGGATGGGAATTTAAAAATAAAACCGTTCTTGCGGTTTGA
- a CDS encoding alpha/beta hydrolase, whose translation MWVEEACFTIMNDSFVPFKAHWLFRGGVTQTVLATQFPGEAVLPQRKTHKIQVGAKSALIALELEAEDPRSSIVLMAHGMGGCSESGYMRRIATKLCSKGFGVFMMNHRGSGPGIGMSDSLWNGGSSDDLEHMVKHIVKLYPKRSLLLVGFSLSGNVLLKYLGEGRTLPANVHGAFAVNPPVDLKVASRILSRKNGVGIFNRYYMKLIRRQCEALAECHPEAFQPQKPFKTIWDFDEVYTAPAAGFADVEDYYAKCSAKQFIDAIEIPTVILCARDDPFIPPSVFENLRLNLPINTIFPDRGGHMGYLTSKATPFGDHRWMDYAVVNWVENPE comes from the coding sequence TTGTGGGTCGAGGAGGCATGTTTCACGATAATGAATGATTCATTTGTCCCATTTAAGGCCCATTGGCTGTTCCGGGGAGGCGTCACGCAGACCGTTTTGGCGACCCAGTTTCCCGGAGAAGCCGTTCTTCCCCAAAGAAAAACCCACAAAATTCAAGTCGGTGCAAAATCCGCGCTCATTGCACTGGAACTGGAGGCCGAGGATCCGCGCAGTTCCATTGTCCTGATGGCGCATGGCATGGGCGGATGTTCCGAATCGGGATACATGCGGCGCATCGCCACCAAGCTCTGCAGCAAGGGATTCGGCGTCTTCATGATGAACCACCGGGGAAGCGGCCCTGGGATCGGGATGAGCGACAGCCTGTGGAACGGCGGTTCCAGCGACGACCTTGAACACATGGTAAAACACATCGTCAAGTTGTATCCCAAGCGTTCGCTTCTCCTCGTCGGATTCTCTTTGAGCGGTAATGTGTTGTTGAAATATCTGGGGGAAGGGAGAACTCTTCCCGCCAACGTTCACGGGGCTTTTGCCGTCAATCCGCCCGTCGATCTGAAAGTCGCCAGCCGAATCCTTTCGCGAAAAAACGGCGTCGGCATTTTCAACCGCTATTATATGAAGCTGATTCGCCGGCAATGCGAGGCGCTGGCGGAATGCCATCCGGAAGCCTTTCAGCCGCAGAAACCCTTCAAGACCATCTGGGACTTTGATGAAGTGTATACCGCTCCCGCCGCCGGGTTCGCCGATGTGGAAGATTATTACGCCAAATGCAGTGCCAAACAGTTCATCGACGCCATCGAGATTCCGACGGTGATTCTTTGTGCCAGGGACGATCCCTTCATTCCCCCCAGCGTCTTTGAAAACCTGCGTTTGAATCTGCCGATCAACACCATTTTCCCGGACCGGGGCGGACACATGGGTTACCTCACCAGTAAAGCCACGCCTTTTGGCGACCATCGCTGGATGGATTACGCGGTCGTCAACTGGGTGGAGAACCCGGAGTGA
- a CDS encoding HAD family hydrolase, which translates to MNSSIKAVIFDWAWTLADLVDEDDRRPFRKIFGFLQEKGVEMPDFNDCYQTYRELFYKMIAESRQTHREACFESVLTFLLLKYRIAIAGKATVEEILVHYYEEVYSVRKLFPDVLSTLQGLQSAGMRMGIISNTTNPPFMKDRERKQMGVDSFFEFSIYSSDVPYRKPHPSIFGLAVSYLQLEPQEILFVGDSPANDIAGARNSGMQTAWINRNGGVFPDSIRPDFQVRALTDLLEVCIAPEISKN; encoded by the coding sequence ATGAATTCTTCCATTAAAGCGGTGATTTTTGACTGGGCCTGGACTCTGGCAGACCTGGTGGACGAGGACGACAGACGTCCGTTTCGCAAAATTTTTGGGTTTTTGCAGGAAAAGGGAGTCGAAATGCCCGATTTTAACGATTGCTACCAAACTTATCGGGAACTTTTTTATAAAATGATTGCAGAATCGCGTCAGACGCATCGCGAAGCTTGTTTTGAGTCGGTGCTTACGTTCCTTCTTTTGAAATATCGCATCGCCATCGCTGGAAAAGCGACTGTGGAAGAGATATTAGTCCATTATTACGAGGAGGTTTATTCCGTTCGAAAACTTTTTCCCGATGTGCTTTCGACGTTGCAGGGCTTACAGTCCGCCGGCATGCGAATGGGAATCATCTCCAACACGACCAACCCGCCTTTTATGAAGGACCGTGAACGAAAGCAAATGGGGGTGGACTCTTTTTTCGAATTTTCGATCTATTCTTCCGATGTTCCCTACCGAAAGCCGCATCCTTCCATTTTTGGTCTGGCTGTCAGTTATCTGCAGTTGGAGCCTCAGGAAATCCTTTTTGTGGGAGACAGCCCGGCCAACGATATCGCGGGAGCCCGAAATTCCGGTATGCAGACAGCCTGGATCAACCGCAATGGGGGAGTTTTTCCTGACAGCATTCGCCCTGACTTCCAGGTTCGGGCGCTGACAGACCTGCTGGAGGTATGTATTGCTCCGGAAATCTCCAAAAACTAG
- a CDS encoding ATPase AAA, with protein MELFPEYEDSEGTSGSPLANRMRPDSWEGFLGQEHLVGEGRPLRQLIEKNASLSFILWGPPGSGKTTIARLAARITQSEFYEISAVNAGVADIRKIITAAQKLWRASRRHTILFIDEIHRFNKAQQDAVLPHVEDGTVRLIGSTTENPSLEVIPSLRSRCQIFRLEYLREKDIRTILENALNDDDRGLGGESTTLEDGAMDFIISHANGDARRALNVLEAAFDYAHGEVQTAPISLEVIEGIIQKAATLYEKGGTEHYDHASAFQKSLRGSDPDAAIYWLAKMIAGGEDPKFIVRRLMVTASEDVGLADPRALMIANAAAEAVDRLGMPEARIALAQAVIYVAQAPKDNTAIVAIDRALGDIQDKGESYPVPDHLKDSHYRDAKKYGYGVDYKYPHDYPGNYVEQEYLPEELRGKKYVGSDKGKKKTGFNTDESKK; from the coding sequence ATGGAATTATTTCCCGAATATGAAGATTCCGAGGGCACTTCCGGGTCGCCGCTTGCCAACCGCATGCGCCCTGACTCCTGGGAAGGGTTTTTAGGCCAGGAACATCTGGTGGGCGAGGGCCGTCCGCTCCGGCAATTGATCGAAAAAAATGCCAGCCTGTCGTTCATTCTCTGGGGACCCCCCGGTTCGGGCAAGACGACCATCGCCCGTCTTGCCGCCCGCATCACGCAAAGCGAATTTTATGAAATCAGCGCCGTCAACGCCGGTGTGGCCGACATCCGGAAAATCATCACAGCGGCGCAAAAATTGTGGAGAGCGTCGCGCCGTCATACCATTTTGTTCATCGATGAAATCCACCGTTTCAACAAAGCCCAGCAGGATGCCGTCCTTCCTCATGTGGAAGACGGCACCGTTCGGCTCATCGGCTCGACCACGGAGAATCCGTCGCTGGAGGTGATTCCGTCTCTGCGATCCCGGTGCCAGATTTTTCGTCTCGAGTATTTGCGGGAAAAAGACATTCGCACGATTCTGGAAAACGCGCTCAACGATGACGACCGGGGATTGGGCGGGGAATCGACAACTCTGGAAGACGGTGCGATGGATTTCATCATCAGCCACGCCAATGGCGACGCGAGACGTGCGTTGAACGTTTTGGAAGCGGCGTTCGATTACGCTCACGGTGAAGTGCAGACTGCTCCAATCAGCCTTGAGGTGATCGAAGGGATCATCCAGAAAGCCGCGACTTTATATGAAAAGGGCGGCACCGAGCACTACGATCACGCTTCGGCCTTCCAAAAAAGTTTGAGAGGTTCCGACCCGGATGCGGCGATTTACTGGCTGGCCAAAATGATCGCCGGCGGGGAGGATCCGAAATTCATCGTCCGGCGGTTGATGGTCACCGCCTCTGAAGACGTGGGTCTCGCCGACCCCCGAGCCTTGATGATTGCCAATGCCGCGGCGGAGGCTGTCGACCGGCTGGGCATGCCGGAAGCGCGGATCGCCCTGGCCCAGGCCGTTATTTATGTCGCCCAGGCTCCCAAAGATAATACCGCCATCGTTGCAATCGACCGGGCTTTAGGGGATATTCAGGACAAGGGAGAATCGTATCCGGTGCCTGATCATCTAAAAGATTCGCATTACCGGGACGCTAAAAAATATGGGTACGGTGTGGATTATAAATACCCGCACGATTATCCGGGGAATTATGTTGAGCAGGAATATCTGCCGGAGGAGTTGCGCGGTAAAAAATACGTTGGCTCGGATAAGGGGAAGAAAAAGACGGGTTTTAATACGGATGAGTCGAAAAAGTGA